A genomic window from Candidatus Kouleothrix ribensis includes:
- a CDS encoding methylglyoxal synthase: MDYVLEPTKRIALVAHDNKKTDLIEWAIWNRVVLANHTLFATGTTGKLLEHELKREVHKLMSGPLGGDQQLGAKIAQGEIDLLIFFWDPLEPQPHDPDVKALIRIAVVWNIPVACNRASADFLISSPLMSNEYQHLTPDYEAHVQRVIAHV; this comes from the coding sequence ATGGATTACGTACTCGAACCAACGAAACGCATCGCGCTGGTCGCACACGATAACAAAAAAACCGACCTGATCGAATGGGCGATCTGGAACCGCGTGGTGCTGGCCAACCATACGCTCTTCGCCACCGGCACCACCGGTAAGCTGCTGGAACACGAGCTGAAGCGCGAGGTTCACAAGCTCATGAGCGGCCCATTGGGCGGCGACCAGCAGCTCGGCGCGAAGATCGCCCAGGGCGAGATTGATCTGCTGATCTTCTTCTGGGATCCGCTTGAGCCGCAGCCGCACGACCCCGATGTAAAGGCGCTCATCCGTATCGCGGTGGTGTGGAACATCCCGGTGGCGTGTAATCGCGCTTCAGCCGATTTCCTGATCTCGTCGCCGCTCATGTCGAACGAGTATCAGCATCTCACACCCGACTACGAGGCGCATGTCCAGCGTGTGATCGCGCACGTGTAG
- a CDS encoding substrate-binding domain-containing protein, with product MPIRTRADRPTIGVLTGWQYYWTATPLSYLDPLLRGMRLAAHNLGCHLLLGCGIGVSATTSDPLRPAWPMLSPETDFVPIGAWNTDGLIAVNPLHLPARSREVQAMITAGHPVLFVGSGERGPTIAADNTSGILEAMRHLVAHGHRRIVFIAGSPEDLDGDSGDRLRAYQAALQAHGLPDDPRLVAYGRHVYAAGYTAMRQILADRVPFTAVLASNDESALGAIQALKEAGQRIPQDVAVIGFDDRPESAVQQPALSSVRIPLFRMGYRAVELLAQMISAGTLPADLVKIPTRLVTRASCGCGQAYRLTTWPTPTAHLHAEPDRPDWYTDRVPAMTAAVLAEAQSAAESEIAAACRQLADALAAGQAQRDPAVFYEALDTVLHDRAFEQEDAHAWQAAISVLQQPAAGQQVPPGALLDRARVAISAHMQRQHWQFIVTEQWTSNRMGVLTAQLLMALDEPQVFAILAHHLPTMGITRAWLALFEADGGADAPAWCSLRSITTLEQPALRCRSRDFPPAGLLPTAEPFSLALLPLVNPRGQLGFVAFDSDHLELYGAIVQQLAAALHTAQLYREAMEGRRLAEEATQLKSRFLSTVSHELRTPLNLIVGLSRILLQEGDTHAISLAETYRDDLERINANAQHLGGLIGDVLDLASSDAGQLRLSNEYVDLGQIVRMVAETGSRLARDQGLAWHASLPESGPWVWGDRTRLRQVVLNLISNAIKFTTHGGIRLALEIDAGYARVSVSDTGLGIPLAEQAAIFSEFRRSDRSITRGYAGLGLGLAICKRLIELHGGAIGLHSSGHEGAGSTFYFTLPVVALPEPPASRVPGRPGSAECVMVLTDRANSGQRLSEHLSQRGFEVQLALTTNIADWSARLATVLPSAVVLDMTNEPEHGWEILKTLKSNPVTRDVPVLFYALGQASGSVLELDYLTKPIELAELTKALDQHWLSGDSEHTTRAVLVVDDDPDTLDMNSRIVQAHWPAVRVLKASDGRAALEILQHTRIDLVLLDLMMPEIDGFGVLEAMRQGVATRDVPVIVLTGQTLSQQDMARLNQGVAAVMSKGLFSAGEVLAHLDAALERRRKLSSEAQRLVRHAMAYLHEHYAEPISRQDLARHVNMAEDYLTSCFHKEVGIAPIAYLNRYRINQARLLLKQGEASVADIAVAVGFSDSGYFSRVFRREVGMSPEAYRRAQA from the coding sequence ATGCCTATTCGTACGCGCGCAGATCGCCCGACTATCGGCGTCCTAACCGGGTGGCAGTATTACTGGACAGCCACACCGCTCAGTTATCTCGACCCGCTCTTACGCGGCATGCGCCTGGCCGCGCACAACCTGGGCTGCCATTTGCTGTTAGGCTGTGGCATCGGTGTTTCAGCAACCACGAGCGATCCGTTGCGTCCGGCCTGGCCTATGCTCTCGCCCGAGACCGACTTTGTGCCGATCGGCGCCTGGAATACCGATGGCCTGATTGCAGTCAACCCGCTGCACCTGCCGGCCCGCTCGCGCGAGGTGCAGGCCATGATCACCGCCGGCCATCCGGTGCTGTTTGTCGGCTCTGGGGAGCGCGGGCCGACGATTGCCGCCGATAACACGAGCGGCATTCTCGAGGCCATGCGCCATCTGGTGGCCCACGGGCACCGCCGGATCGTTTTCATCGCCGGCAGCCCGGAAGATCTGGATGGCGATAGCGGCGACCGGCTGCGCGCCTACCAGGCCGCCTTACAGGCCCATGGCCTCCCCGACGATCCGCGGCTGGTGGCCTACGGGCGCCATGTCTACGCCGCCGGCTACACGGCCATGCGCCAGATCCTGGCTGACCGTGTGCCATTTACCGCTGTGCTGGCCAGCAATGATGAGTCGGCGCTGGGCGCGATCCAGGCGCTCAAGGAAGCCGGGCAGCGCATCCCCCAGGATGTGGCCGTGATCGGCTTTGACGATCGGCCCGAGAGTGCGGTGCAGCAGCCGGCGCTGAGCAGTGTTCGTATCCCGCTGTTCAGAATGGGCTACCGCGCCGTGGAATTACTGGCTCAGATGATCAGTGCGGGCACGCTGCCGGCCGATCTGGTCAAAATCCCGACCCGCCTGGTCACCAGGGCATCGTGCGGCTGTGGGCAAGCGTATAGGCTCACCACCTGGCCCACCCCCACCGCGCACCTGCACGCCGAGCCGGATCGACCGGATTGGTACACCGATCGAGTGCCGGCCATGACCGCAGCCGTACTGGCCGAGGCCCAGAGCGCGGCAGAGAGCGAGATTGCGGCGGCTTGCCGGCAGCTGGCCGATGCGCTGGCGGCCGGCCAGGCACAGCGCGACCCGGCCGTGTTTTACGAGGCGCTCGATACAGTGCTGCATGATCGCGCCTTCGAGCAGGAAGATGCCCACGCCTGGCAGGCCGCCATCTCGGTGCTGCAACAGCCGGCAGCCGGGCAGCAAGTGCCGCCAGGCGCGCTGCTCGACCGAGCGCGGGTGGCGATTAGCGCGCATATGCAGCGGCAGCACTGGCAATTCATTGTCACCGAGCAGTGGACCTCCAATCGTATGGGCGTGCTTACCGCACAGCTACTGATGGCGCTGGATGAACCGCAGGTATTTGCGATCCTGGCCCATCATCTGCCAACCATGGGCATTACGCGTGCCTGGCTGGCGCTGTTCGAGGCCGATGGCGGCGCTGATGCGCCGGCCTGGTGCAGCCTGCGCAGCATCACCACGCTCGAGCAGCCGGCGCTGCGCTGCCGTAGCCGCGATTTTCCACCGGCCGGGCTGCTGCCCACGGCCGAGCCCTTCAGCCTGGCGCTGCTGCCGCTGGTGAATCCGCGCGGCCAGCTGGGCTTTGTGGCCTTCGACAGCGATCATCTCGAACTCTATGGCGCGATCGTCCAGCAGCTGGCCGCCGCGCTGCACACCGCCCAGCTGTATCGCGAGGCCATGGAGGGCCGGCGGCTGGCCGAAGAAGCTACCCAGCTCAAGAGCCGCTTTCTTTCGACCGTCAGCCACGAGCTGCGCACGCCCTTGAATCTGATCGTCGGATTGAGCCGGATTCTTTTGCAAGAAGGCGATACGCATGCCATCTCGCTGGCTGAGACATACCGCGACGATCTCGAGCGGATCAACGCCAATGCCCAGCACCTGGGCGGCCTGATCGGCGATGTACTCGATCTCGCCAGCAGCGACGCCGGGCAGTTGCGCCTGTCTAACGAATATGTCGATCTGGGCCAGATCGTACGAATGGTGGCAGAGACCGGCAGCCGCCTGGCGCGGGACCAGGGCTTGGCCTGGCACGCCAGCCTGCCCGAAAGCGGGCCGTGGGTCTGGGGCGATCGCACGCGCCTACGCCAAGTGGTGCTCAACCTGATCAGCAATGCGATCAAGTTCACGACCCACGGTGGTATTCGCCTGGCGTTGGAGATCGACGCCGGGTACGCGCGGGTCAGCGTGAGCGACACCGGGCTGGGCATTCCGCTGGCCGAGCAAGCGGCGATCTTTAGTGAATTTCGCCGCTCCGACCGCAGCATCACGCGCGGCTACGCCGGCCTGGGCCTGGGCCTGGCGATCTGCAAACGCCTGATCGAATTGCACGGTGGCGCGATCGGCCTGCACTCAAGCGGCCACGAGGGCGCTGGCTCGACCTTCTACTTTACGCTGCCGGTTGTGGCGCTGCCCGAGCCACCGGCCAGCCGCGTGCCCGGCCGGCCCGGTAGTGCCGAGTGCGTGATGGTGCTGACCGATCGCGCCAACAGCGGGCAGCGCCTGTCGGAGCACCTGAGCCAGCGCGGCTTTGAAGTGCAGCTGGCGCTGACTACCAACATCGCCGATTGGTCGGCGCGCCTGGCGACCGTGTTGCCCAGTGCGGTTGTGCTGGATATGACCAACGAACCCGAGCATGGCTGGGAGATCTTGAAGACACTCAAGAGCAACCCGGTGACCAGGGACGTTCCGGTGCTGTTCTATGCCCTCGGGCAAGCCAGCGGGTCGGTGTTGGAGCTAGACTACCTCACCAAGCCGATTGAACTGGCCGAGCTGACCAAGGCGCTCGACCAGCACTGGCTGTCGGGCGATAGCGAACATACGACCAGGGCCGTCCTGGTGGTCGACGACGACCCCGACACGCTCGACATGAATAGCCGGATCGTCCAGGCCCACTGGCCGGCAGTACGAGTGCTGAAAGCCAGCGACGGCCGCGCCGCGCTCGAGATCCTGCAGCACACGCGCATCGATCTGGTGCTGTTGGATCTGATGATGCCCGAGATCGACGGGTTTGGCGTGCTCGAGGCCATGCGCCAGGGAGTGGCCACGCGCGATGTTCCGGTGATCGTTTTAACCGGGCAGACCTTGAGCCAGCAAGACATGGCCCGGCTCAACCAGGGCGTTGCGGCCGTGATGAGCAAGGGCTTGTTCAGCGCGGGCGAGGTGCTGGCGCACCTCGACGCAGCGCTCGAGCGCCGCCGCAAGCTGAGTAGCGAAGCCCAGCGCCTGGTGCGGCATGCCATGGCCTACCTCCACGAGCATTATGCCGAGCCGATCTCGCGCCAGGATCTGGCACGCCACGTCAACATGGCCGAAGACTACTTGACCAGCTGCTTCCACAAAGAAGTCGGCATCGCGCCGATCGCCTACCTGAATCGCTATCGCATCAATCAGGCCAGGCTGCTGCTCAAACAGGGCGAAGCGAGCGTGGCTGATATTGCGGTTGCGGTCGGGTTTTCCGATAGTGGCTATTTCAGCCGCGTATTCCGGCGCGAGGTCGGGATGTCGCCCGAGGCGTATCGCCGCGCGCAGGCGTGA
- a CDS encoding extracellular solute-binding protein has translation MYTRKPVLIGLMAALMLLLSACGGAAAPAAPAGGAATAAPAAPAAGEKVTLKVLVHQNPPMVEFLNKFNEQYQAKYPNVTVDMSVVNASDLSTVTQTRLTANDVDVVDMFGFSNPAQPYMKNVTPPNWQTLIDAGLLMDISDQPFIKNYDPASIKDAGSYNGKVYSINLGRVSYSGIYYNKDLFTKNNVKVPTTWSELVAACDTFKKASIPCMTAGGKDGWPIFVGAYGLIGALYPDQDKLVEGLWTGTIKWNDAKSLDMWKKMKIYAQDMMEAGASGIAGDAAPGRFASGAVAMFPGGTWYGSAIDAAQPAFKWGYIPFPGSDKADDNKYLFGKYDQGWAIAAKTANKEAAVNYLAEFSVPATYQAFVNAVGFIPTQPGATLSGSIGQEVAPYLANFRVGYEQYWVAPKGAGQYANPYASYFKPFGTYDDVQEAADKVQADLQSGLDANK, from the coding sequence ATGTATACCAGGAAGCCTGTCCTGATTGGCCTGATGGCCGCCCTGATGCTGCTCCTGTCGGCGTGTGGCGGCGCAGCCGCTCCGGCCGCACCGGCCGGCGGCGCAGCCACTGCGGCGCCGGCTGCCCCAGCCGCAGGGGAAAAAGTAACGCTGAAGGTGCTCGTCCACCAGAATCCCCCGATGGTCGAGTTTTTGAACAAATTCAACGAGCAATACCAGGCTAAGTACCCCAACGTCACGGTAGACATGTCGGTTGTGAATGCCAGCGACCTGAGCACCGTCACGCAGACGCGCTTGACCGCGAATGATGTCGATGTCGTCGACATGTTCGGCTTCTCGAACCCGGCCCAGCCGTATATGAAGAATGTGACGCCGCCCAACTGGCAGACATTGATCGATGCCGGGCTGCTGATGGACATCTCCGACCAGCCGTTTATCAAGAACTATGATCCGGCATCAATCAAAGACGCCGGCAGCTACAACGGCAAGGTCTACTCGATCAACCTGGGGCGCGTTTCCTACAGCGGCATCTACTACAACAAGGATCTCTTCACCAAGAACAACGTGAAGGTTCCCACCACCTGGAGCGAGCTGGTCGCGGCCTGCGATACCTTCAAGAAAGCCAGCATTCCCTGCATGACTGCGGGTGGCAAAGACGGCTGGCCGATCTTCGTGGGCGCGTATGGCCTGATTGGCGCACTCTACCCCGATCAGGACAAACTGGTCGAGGGCCTGTGGACTGGCACGATCAAGTGGAACGATGCCAAGTCGCTGGACATGTGGAAGAAGATGAAGATCTACGCCCAGGACATGATGGAAGCGGGCGCGAGTGGTATCGCCGGCGACGCCGCACCGGGGCGCTTTGCTTCGGGCGCGGTGGCCATGTTCCCCGGCGGCACCTGGTACGGCTCGGCGATCGACGCAGCGCAGCCGGCCTTCAAATGGGGCTACATCCCATTCCCAGGCAGCGATAAGGCCGACGATAACAAGTACCTGTTCGGCAAGTACGATCAGGGCTGGGCGATTGCAGCCAAGACGGCCAATAAAGAGGCGGCCGTGAATTACCTGGCCGAGTTCTCCGTCCCGGCCACCTACCAGGCGTTTGTGAATGCGGTCGGCTTCATCCCAACCCAGCCGGGCGCTACGTTGAGCGGCTCAATCGGCCAGGAAGTCGCGCCGTACCTGGCAAACTTCCGGGTGGGCTACGAGCAGTACTGGGTCGCCCCCAAGGGCGCCGGCCAGTATGCCAACCCGTATGCCTCGTACTTCAAGCCGTTCGGCACATACGACGATGTTCAGGAGGCTGCCGATAAGGTTCAAGCCGATCTTCAATCCGGGCTCGATGCGAATAAATAG